The Pseudomonadota bacterium nucleotide sequence CCTGTTGCACGAAATCTCGACTAATAATGAAACAATAAGAGAATTAAAAGAAGACGACATTGAAGAAATTTTAGATATAGAAAGACGCTCCTTTCTTTCTCCGTGGACAAAAAGGCTTTTTGAGGAAACACTGTCTTCCCCAATCTCCACAAATTTTGTATTAAAAAAGGGCAATACAATACTTGGCTATATAATCATGTATTCAGTTGGAAACGAGGTCCACATACTTAACTTAGCTATACATCCAGATTACAGGAAAAAAGGCTATGGCTCTGAGCTTATCACACATGTGTTCACCCACTTTAGGGGAAGCGATGTTGTTGAGTTTTTTCTTGAGGTGAGGGAGGGAAATAGCAAGGCAATAAACCTGTATAAAAAGTATGGTTTCGAGGTAATCGGAAAAAGAAAAAAATATTACATGGAAACGAATGAGGACGCCCTTGTAATGCAGCTTACGCTCTCTGCCAATGTCTCTGATATAAGAGAAAACCATGGATGATATAAAGGGAAGAATCCTACAGAATGAAAATATCGTTTCTAATTACTATCTGCTGAGGGTGAAGCTTTCAAAATCAATGGGTAAGGTAGAACAAGGGCAGTTTGTCATGCTGAAAGTCCCGAGCAGCGAGGTATTTCTGAGAAGACCATTTAGTATTTATGAATATAATAAAAATATTCTCACGATAATGTACAGGGTGGTAGGCAGGGGCACAGAATACTTAAGCAAGGCTTGTATAAATGAGGAAATTTTTATACTTGGCCCCCTCGGTAAGGGTTTTAAAATCGGCAAGAGGGGTGTATATATAATAGTTGCTGGCGGTATTGGGATTGCAGGTCTTCGCTTACTGGCAAAGAGGTTAAAAGAAAAGGCCCTCATATTTTATGGATGTTCCAGCGAGGGAGAGATAGCCCTCCTTCGAGACATAGGGGTTCGTAATGTAAATATTTCTACCATAGACGGCTCATATGGTTTCAAGGGTGATGTGGTGGCGCTTCTTGGAAAGTACCTTAAATTGGCGAGGGGTAAAAATATTGAGATATTTGCGTGCGGACCAGAAAATATGATAAGGAGCCTCAAAAAACTGATAGATAAAGATAAAACGCCCTGTCAGGTGCTTGTGGAAGAACGGATGGCATGCGGGCTTGGTTTGTGCTTTGGATGTGTGAAAAGGACATTTGACAAAAAAGAACCTTATAAAAGGGTATGTAAAGAGGGGCCTGTCTTCAATTTATGGGAAATCTGTCTCTAAAATTATTTGGAAGAACCTTAAAGAATCCTGTTATGAATGCATCAGGGACGCTCGGGTATGGCAAGGAAATAGAGCCACTATGGGGGGTTGAAACGCTCGGGGCCTATGTGACCAAAGGTTTGTCTTTAAAGCCGCATCACGGGAACCCCACTCCTCGGGTGTGGGAAGAAAAACAGGGCATGATAAATAGCATTGGGCTGCAGAACATCGGGATAGAGCGATTCTTTAAAGAATATTTCCCCTTTTTCAAACAAAAGAAAACACCTATAATAATAAACTTTTTTGGTTTCACTGAGGAGGAGTACATTGAATGTGCGAGGTGTATAAAGCCTGACAGGTACATTCTTGCCCTCGAGATGAACCTCTCATGTCCCAATGTAAAAAGAGGGGGGATGAGCTTCGGAAAGGAAGAAAACACAGTGTATGATATTGTCAGGCACGTGAAGGCTGTAACTAAAATACCCCTTATAGCCAAGCTTACCCCGGAGGTCAAAAATATTGTTGAGATTGCAGGCTCTGCATATGAGGCAGGCATAGATGGATTAACCCTTTTAAATACAATGCCTGCAGCAGTGGTTGATATAGAAGGAAAGAGTATCCCGATAAAGGGAGGACTGTCGGGTCCACCCCTTAAACCTATCGCCTTAAAAGCTGTACATGAAGTTTCGAAGGCAATTCCTGTACCTGTAATTGGTGTGGGGGGTATTATGAACCACACTGACGCCATATCCTTTTTCATGGCAGGCGCAAGGGCAATTCAGATTGGCACCGCCACATTTGTGGATCCCTATACAATCCCCAAGACTATAAAAAACATAAAGAAGTATCTGGATAGGCACGGATACTCAAAAATTGAGGACATTATTGGAATCGCCAATGGTTAAGGGCAGGGGGAATCCAGTATGCAGTATGCAGTATCAGAAATAGAGGAACAAAAGATTATAAAGTCATTAGAAGACAGCCTTGGTGTCCCAAATCTCATTGCGAAGATTTTACTATCAAGAGGAATAGTAAGTCCTGATGATGGGCGGACATTTCTCTACCCAAAGCTTGAAGACCTTTCTGACCCGTTTTTATTGCCCGACATAGAGAGGGGCGTAGATAGAACAGTAGAGGCGATTATAAGAAAGGAGAAGATATGCCTTTATGGGGATTACGATGCAGATGGGATTGCATCTACTGCACTCATGATGAACTTTTTTAAACATTTAGGGATAACACCCGAAACATATATCCCCAGTAGAAAAGAAGGATATGGGCTGAACCTTGAAGCAATAAAGATGTTGAAGGAAAAGGGGATAAGGCTTCTTATATGCCTTGACTGCGGCTCAACCAATGTTGAGGAGATTAAAATGGCAAAGGGCCTCAACATAGATGTAGTAGTAATAGATCACCATGAGTTATCCGTCCCATTGCCAGATGCCAATGCCCTGATAAACCCAAAGAGGGTTGATGCCAGTTTTCCAACGAGAGAGCTTGCAGCCTGTGGCGTTGCCTTCTTTTTTCTTTTAGCGCTAAGAAGGGTTATGGTTGCCCGTGGGCTACTTAAGGGCGAGATAAACCTTAAAAAGGAATTAGATATTGTCACCATCGGGACAATGGGCGATATGGTACCCCTTACAAAGGATAACAGAATAATTGTGAAATTTGGCATGGAGATAATGAAGAAGAGACCAAGGACATGGCTGAAGACATTTTTTAAAGACAATACTATTGCGAATGGCAGGGTAGATGAGTATGCCTTGAATTTTATAATCATCCCGAGGATAAATGCTACTGGCAGGGTATCAGAACCTGAAAAGTCCCTCAACTTCCTTATATGTGAGGACGAGGGTGCTTCAAAAAATATTTTATCAGAGCTTCACGAAGCCAACAGAAAAAGACAGAAGATTGAAGAGGAAATTTTGAAGGAAATAGTGGAGATTGTGGATAGGGATAACCTCAGTCACGGGAATTCGATAGTTTTGTTTAAAAAGGATTGGCACAGCGGGGTGACCGGTATCGTAGCGCAGAAGCTGGTAGAAATGTTTGGGAAGCCTTCTATTATAATAAGCGAAGTGGATGGTTTGTGGAAAGGTTCAGGAAGGGGGGGCGATGGGATGGACCTTTATGAGACCATAAAATTACTTTCTCCACTGCTTTTAAAATTTGGCGGCCATAAGTATGCCTGCGGCATATTGCTGTCAAAGGAAAACCTTGTTCCTTTCAGGCATGCCTTTGAGGATAGCGTTGGAGGCCCACTTAAAAACAGAAAAAGAGAGACACAGGTTGATGCTGTTGCTGATTTTGAAGAATTAACAAAGGAGTTTGTAGAATTTATCAAAAAACTCGCACCCTTTGGTGTAGGAAATCCAAGACCGAATCTTCTTTTTGCCCCTTCAAGTATTTCTGTAAACAATAAATTTGTCAAGATCATAGATAGGAATAAAAGGACATGGTATGGCAGCCTTCAGGGGCAACCATCTGCTCATGAATACCTGAATATGGGCATCATAGCGTCACCCGTTATCAGGGAGGAAAGGGGAGAGAAGTTTATCCATTTAAATATAAAAGAGATAATACCATTAACAGCAGTGAACGGTGAATAGTCCCGCCTCTATATTCACTATTCACTGCCTTTATACGAGCAATATGGTTCTTCTTCTAAGATATCGCCTTTAATTTCGTAAGCCCGTGCCCGGCAACCACCGCATATCTTGAAGTATCTGCAGATACCGCATTTGCCCTTATAGGATGTGAAATCCCTTAATCGGTTGAATACAGGAGATTCTTCCCAGACCTTTTTTACCCCTTCCTTTCTTACATCACCGGAGGGGACTTCAAGGTATCCACAGGGTTGCGCAATACCTCTATGGGATATGAACATAAAGCTTTTGCCCGCAAGACATCCTGCACTCTTCGGGGTATCGCCCTTTTCCTTTACAATCCTGTAATAATGAGGGGCACAGGTTACCTTTATTTCAAGCTCGTCTTTCTTTTCGATCCCGTAGAGCCATTCAAGCACATCTTCATACATCTTTGTGTTTAGTTCCTCGCCTTTTAACCCTCCTCCCCTTCCTACCGGCACAAGAAGAAATATATGCCATGCACACGCATTGATAGTCTTTACCATCCTGTATATATCTTTAAGGTCATCTACATTTAGTCGTGTCACGGTTGTGTTTATCTGAAATGGCAGGTCGATGTCTTTCAATATCCTTGCCGAATCCATTACAGACTCAAAGGAGCCGTCTACACCCCTGAACCTGTCATGGGCCCTTTTATCCTTCCCGTCAAGGCTCAGGCTTACCCTCTTAAT carries:
- the rimI gene encoding ribosomal protein S18-alanine N-acetyltransferase — translated: LLHEISTNNETIRELKEDDIEEILDIERRSFLSPWTKRLFEETLSSPISTNFVLKKGNTILGYIIMYSVGNEVHILNLAIHPDYRKKGYGSELITHVFTHFRGSDVVEFFLEVREGNSKAINLYKKYGFEVIGKRKKYYMETNEDALVMQLTLSANVSDIRENHG
- a CDS encoding dihydroorotate dehydrogenase electron transfer subunit; protein product: MDDIKGRILQNENIVSNYYLLRVKLSKSMGKVEQGQFVMLKVPSSEVFLRRPFSIYEYNKNILTIMYRVVGRGTEYLSKACINEEIFILGPLGKGFKIGKRGVYIIVAGGIGIAGLRLLAKRLKEKALIFYGCSSEGEIALLRDIGVRNVNISTIDGSYGFKGDVVALLGKYLKLARGKNIEIFACGPENMIRSLKKLIDKDKTPCQVLVEERMACGLGLCFGCVKRTFDKKEPYKRVCKEGPVFNLWEICL
- a CDS encoding dihydroorotate dehydrogenase, which translates into the protein MGNLSLKLFGRTLKNPVMNASGTLGYGKEIEPLWGVETLGAYVTKGLSLKPHHGNPTPRVWEEKQGMINSIGLQNIGIERFFKEYFPFFKQKKTPIIINFFGFTEEEYIECARCIKPDRYILALEMNLSCPNVKRGGMSFGKEENTVYDIVRHVKAVTKIPLIAKLTPEVKNIVEIAGSAYEAGIDGLTLLNTMPAAVVDIEGKSIPIKGGLSGPPLKPIALKAVHEVSKAIPVPVIGVGGIMNHTDAISFFMAGARAIQIGTATFVDPYTIPKTIKNIKKYLDRHGYSKIEDIIGIANG
- the recJ gene encoding single-stranded-DNA-specific exonuclease RecJ → MQYAVSEIEEQKIIKSLEDSLGVPNLIAKILLSRGIVSPDDGRTFLYPKLEDLSDPFLLPDIERGVDRTVEAIIRKEKICLYGDYDADGIASTALMMNFFKHLGITPETYIPSRKEGYGLNLEAIKMLKEKGIRLLICLDCGSTNVEEIKMAKGLNIDVVVIDHHELSVPLPDANALINPKRVDASFPTRELAACGVAFFFLLALRRVMVARGLLKGEINLKKELDIVTIGTMGDMVPLTKDNRIIVKFGMEIMKKRPRTWLKTFFKDNTIANGRVDEYALNFIIIPRINATGRVSEPEKSLNFLICEDEGASKNILSELHEANRKRQKIEEEILKEIVEIVDRDNLSHGNSIVLFKKDWHSGVTGIVAQKLVEMFGKPSIIISEVDGLWKGSGRGGDGMDLYETIKLLSPLLLKFGGHKYACGILLSKENLVPFRHAFEDSVGGPLKNRKRETQVDAVADFEELTKEFVEFIKKLAPFGVGNPRPNLLFAPSSISVNNKFVKIIDRNKRTWYGSLQGQPSAHEYLNMGIIASPVIREERGEKFIHLNIKEIIPLTAVNGE
- a CDS encoding radical SAM protein; the protein is MVAWEITRNCNLNCIHCRAAATQGPYKGELTLSECKNIMDEISSFSSPTIILTGGEPLLRDDIFDIILYGKKKGLRLVMATNGTLLDKAKALKMKEGGIKRVSLSLDGKDKRAHDRFRGVDGSFESVMDSARILKDIDLPFQINTTVTRLNVDDLKDIYRMVKTINACAWHIFLLVPVGRGGGLKGEELNTKMYEDVLEWLYGIEKKDELEIKVTCAPHYYRIVKEKGDTPKSAGCLAGKSFMFISHRGIAQPCGYLEVPSGDVRKEGVKKVWEESPVFNRLRDFTSYKGKCGICRYFKICGGCRARAYEIKGDILEEEPYCSYKGSE